A genomic segment from Poecilia reticulata strain Guanapo linkage group LG3, Guppy_female_1.0+MT, whole genome shotgun sequence encodes:
- the dhodh gene encoding dihydroorotate dehydrogenase (quinone), mitochondrial: protein MAGRLKKQLKEAVKVISSGSLLFASYLTVVGDERFYANQLMPLLQRLVGPETAHVLSVKMIGLGLVPLNRYQDPASLEVNVFGLKFKNPVGIAAGFDKHGEAVDGLYKLGFGFVEVGTITPKPQEGNPKPRVFRLPEDQAVINRYGFNSCGVAEVHTRLKARGETQQKRSNAGLPLGINLGKNKLSQDASADYSEGVRALGPLADYLVVNVSSPNTPGLRDLQGKAELRQLLRTVLKERDALQEVRRPPVLVKIAPDLSAQDKQDIADVVTELGVDGLMVSNTTVSRPETLKDPHRSEAGGLSGQPLKDLSTTTVREMYNLTKGKVPIIGIGGVASGQDAMDKIRAGSSLVQLYTALTYQGPPVVTKIKRELEQLLKDQGFSCVSEAVGADHRESERKS from the exons ATGGCGGGACGATTGAAG AAGCAGCTCAAAGAGGCGGTGAAGGTCATCAGCTCGGGCAGTCTTTTGTTTGCTTCCTACCTCACTGTTGTTGGAGATGAGCGCTTCTATGCCAACCAGCTGATGCCTTTGCTGCAGAGGCTTGTGGGCCCAGAAACAGCACATGTATTGTCAGTGAAGATGATAGGACTGGGTCTGGTTCCTCTGAACCGCTACCAGGACCCGGCCTCACTG gaagtgaatgtgtttggactGAAGTTCAAAAACCCTGTTGGGATTGCGGCAGGATTCGACAAGCATGGCGAGGCTGTGGACGGCTTGTACAAACTGGGGTTTGGTTTCGTCGAAGTGGGCACGATCACACCAAAACCTCAGGAGGGAAATCCTAAACCCCGCGTGTTTCGACTCCCTGAAGATCAGGCGGTTATTAACAG GTACGGATTCAACAGCTGTGGTGTGGCAGAGGTCCACACAAGGTTGAAGGCCAGAGGAGAAACGCAGCAAAAACGCAGTAACG CTGGCCTTCCCCTGGGCATCAACCTGGGGAAGAACAAGCTTTCCCAGGATGCATCAGCAGATTACTCGGAGGGGGTGAGAGCTCTGGGTCCGCTCGCTGACTACCTGGTGGTCAACGTCAGCAGCCCAAATACGCCAGGCCTGCGAGATCTGCAGGGGAAGGCTGAGCTCCGGCAGCTTTTACGCACG GTCTTAAAGGAGCGTGATGCTCTGCAGGAAGTACGCAGGCCTCCAGTCCTGGTTAAGATCGCTCCCGACCTCTCGGCCCAGGACAAACAGGACATTGCTGATGTTGTTACTGAG TTGGGAGTAGACGGTTTGATGGTGTCTAACACCACTGTGTCCAGGCCAGAAACCCTTAAAGACCCACACAGGTCTGAGGCTGGTGGGCTGAGTGGCCAGCCCCTCAAAGACCTCTCCACTACGACTGTCAGAGAAATGTATAATCTAACTAAAG GTAAAGTGCCGATCATTGGaattgggggcgtggccagtgGGCAGGATGCGATGGATAAGATCCGGGCTGGCTCCTCACTGGTTCAGCTCTATACTGCCTTGACCTATCAGGGTCCACCCGTGGTGACGAAGATAAAGCGAGAACTGGAGCAACTTCTTAA agATCAAGGTTTCAGCTGTGTATCTGAGGCTGTTGGAGCAGATCACAGGGAATCAGAGAGAAAATCTTAG